One genomic segment of Pyruvatibacter mobilis includes these proteins:
- a CDS encoding LLM class flavin-dependent oxidoreductase, with amino-acid sequence MAATQSRKKRNGIFLAPFHPLDEDPTLAIQRDMELIEHLDRIGYDEAWVGEHHSAGYEIIASPEVFLAAVAERTNRIKLGTGVVSLPYHHPLTTANRIIQLDHQTKGRIMFGAGPGLLPSDAMMLGIEVAKQRPRMVEALDVILRLFNGETVTEETEWYKLTNARLQLTPYSNPHPEVAVASSVTPSGGKLAGKYGLGMLCVAATNASGYDALAINWEVAQQVAKEHGRTMDPDCLRLVGPIHIAETREQAMENVKYGFYKWSDYFNSINPMAAPNADKSKDPLDAMIESGQGIVGTPDDAIAQIRRLEEKMPGFGCFLQLAHNWADFDTTKKSYELWMRHVMPEINKMNDARRASFGWATDNAEEFIGQAMSAAMTTIQQHYEDEEKKKGQSAAE; translated from the coding sequence ATGGCTGCCACCCAGAGCCGCAAGAAGCGCAACGGCATTTTCCTTGCTCCCTTCCACCCGCTAGATGAGGACCCGACGCTGGCGATCCAGCGAGACATGGAACTGATCGAGCATCTGGACCGCATCGGATATGACGAAGCCTGGGTCGGTGAGCACCATTCGGCGGGCTACGAAATCATTGCCTCGCCAGAAGTGTTCCTGGCCGCCGTCGCCGAACGGACCAACCGCATCAAGCTGGGCACGGGCGTTGTCTCCCTGCCCTATCACCACCCGCTGACCACCGCGAACCGCATCATCCAGCTCGACCACCAGACCAAGGGCCGGATCATGTTCGGCGCGGGCCCCGGCCTGCTGCCGTCGGACGCCATGATGCTGGGGATCGAGGTCGCCAAGCAGCGCCCGCGCATGGTGGAGGCGCTGGACGTGATCCTGCGGCTGTTCAACGGCGAAACGGTGACCGAGGAAACCGAGTGGTACAAGCTCACCAATGCGCGCCTGCAGCTGACACCCTATTCAAACCCGCACCCGGAAGTGGCCGTGGCCAGCTCCGTGACACCGTCCGGCGGCAAGCTGGCCGGCAAATATGGGCTGGGCATGCTGTGCGTCGCCGCCACCAATGCATCCGGTTATGACGCGCTCGCCATCAACTGGGAGGTGGCCCAGCAGGTGGCCAAGGAGCATGGCCGCACAATGGACCCGGATTGCCTGCGCCTCGTCGGCCCCATCCACATCGCCGAGACCAGGGAACAGGCGATGGAGAACGTGAAATACGGCTTCTACAAATGGTCGGACTATTTCAACTCCATCAACCCCATGGCCGCGCCCAACGCCGACAAGTCCAAGGATCCGCTCGACGCGATGATCGAAAGCGGCCAGGGCATTGTCGGCACACCGGACGACGCGATCGCGCAGATCAGGCGCCTTGAGGAGAAGATGCCCGGCTTCGGCTGCTTCCTGCAGCTGGCCCACAACTGGGCGGACTTCGACACTACGAAGAAATCCTACGAGCTGTGGATGCGCCACGTGATGCCGGAGATCAACAAGATGAACGACGCGCGCCGGGCAAGCTTCGGCTGGGCGACCGACAATGCGGAGGAGTTCATCGGCCAGGCCATGTCCGCCGCGATGACGACCATCCAGCAGCACTACGAAGACGAGGAAAAAAAGAAGGGTCAGTCTGCAGCGGAGTAA
- a CDS encoding sulfurtransferase TusA family protein — translation MKPKDAETVRTYAGQQVDAIGLQCPLPVLKLQKALRRCAIGERVTLLATDPASQIDVPHFCNETGHTLLTNRREADTFIYEVECKALPSAV, via the coding sequence ATGAAGCCTAAAGACGCAGAGACTGTAAGGACTTATGCCGGGCAGCAGGTAGATGCGATCGGCCTGCAATGCCCGCTGCCGGTCCTCAAGCTGCAAAAGGCGTTGCGTCGATGCGCAATCGGCGAGCGCGTGACGCTGCTCGCAACAGACCCCGCCTCACAGATCGACGTGCCCCATTTCTGCAATGAGACGGGCCATACCCTGCTGACCAATCGTCGCGAGGCAGACACCTTCATCTATGAAGTGGAATGCAAGGCCCTGCCGTCAGCCGTCTGA
- a CDS encoding TetR/AcrR family transcriptional regulator, producing MALFAARGYDDVRIEEICDAAGIAKATFFLHFASKAALIEEFNSQLVDRLARDLEDESAPAEARLRRYVDALVEEWEGNAEVVRQMSREFLNQPALMPAAEAANRTIVTLVEGIIADGQERGEFINTADASLAATALVSTWGAFAARWSDSLNEKGRPADVRQLHHDLLDLILGGLTPRDH from the coding sequence ATGGCCCTGTTTGCCGCCCGCGGCTATGACGATGTGCGCATCGAGGAAATCTGCGACGCAGCCGGCATCGCCAAGGCGACGTTCTTTCTGCATTTCGCCAGCAAGGCGGCCCTCATCGAGGAATTCAACTCCCAGCTCGTTGACCGCCTGGCCCGGGACCTGGAAGACGAGAGCGCGCCGGCGGAAGCACGCCTGCGCCGCTATGTGGATGCGCTGGTCGAGGAATGGGAAGGGAATGCGGAAGTCGTGCGGCAGATGTCGCGTGAATTCCTGAACCAGCCCGCCCTGATGCCTGCCGCCGAAGCCGCCAACCGCACCATCGTGACACTTGTGGAGGGTATCATCGCAGACGGGCAGGAGCGCGGCGAGTTCATCAACACCGCCGACGCGTCCCTCGCTGCAACCGCACTCGTTTCCACGTGGGGGGCTTTCGCAGCGCGCTGGTCCGACAGCCTCAATGAAAAGGGCCGTCCCGCCGATGTCAGACAGCTCCACCACGACCTGCTGGATCTGATCCTTGGCGGACTGACGCCCCGCGACCACTAG
- a CDS encoding MarR family winged helix-turn-helix transcriptional regulator, producing the protein MASQTPQRASKRTIGRLINTIEAFRVLEPDIQAQTIMTFLMAARKEGVGMREMQDHLGVARSTMSRNVGILSSTGYRKGVPGFGLIEAREDPEDRKAKQVYLTPKGRRFLENLLSQGAD; encoded by the coding sequence ATGGCATCTCAAACCCCTCAGCGAGCCAGCAAGCGAACGATTGGCCGCTTGATAAATACGATTGAGGCGTTCCGCGTATTGGAACCCGACATTCAGGCCCAGACCATCATGACATTCCTCATGGCGGCCCGGAAAGAAGGCGTCGGCATGAGAGAGATGCAGGATCACCTAGGCGTTGCCCGCTCCACCATGAGCCGCAACGTGGGCATCCTGTCATCCACCGGATACCGGAAGGGCGTTCCCGGCTTCGGCCTGATCGAAGCGCGGGAGGACCCCGAGGATCGCAAGGCCAAGCAGGTTTACCTGACGCCGAAGGGGCGTCGGTTCCTGGAGAACCTCTTGTCACAAGGAGCAGATTGA
- a CDS encoding fused DSP-PTPase phosphatase/NAD kinase-like protein — MAIDRTADNTSTFTKRMRTYLDMMFVDHGIFRLFINLATPVTPRAWRSGQLWPRHVKLAKERGVKTIINLRGARDCGAYVLEREACEKYGVTMIDMPLESRSAPQVDRLNRANEVFNSVEYPILLHCKSGADRVGIGTALYMMLKEGRPVSEAKEQLSLRFGHVRQAKTGVLDAFLEEYEARNAREPIDFMTWVNTEYDREGLNARFQNMKAGDVIIDFILQRE, encoded by the coding sequence ATGGCGATTGACCGCACAGCGGACAACACCTCGACCTTCACGAAGCGGATGCGCACCTATCTCGACATGATGTTTGTCGATCACGGGATTTTCCGGCTGTTCATCAATCTCGCAACGCCCGTGACCCCGCGCGCCTGGCGCTCAGGCCAGCTCTGGCCGCGCCACGTGAAACTGGCGAAGGAGCGGGGCGTCAAGACGATCATCAACCTGCGCGGTGCGCGTGATTGCGGGGCCTATGTGCTCGAGCGCGAGGCGTGCGAGAAATATGGCGTCACGATGATCGACATGCCGCTGGAAAGCCGCTCCGCCCCCCAGGTGGACAGGCTCAACCGTGCCAACGAGGTGTTCAACTCGGTCGAGTATCCCATCCTGCTGCATTGCAAGTCCGGAGCGGACCGGGTGGGCATCGGCACGGCGCTCTACATGATGCTGAAGGAAGGCCGCCCGGTCTCGGAAGCCAAGGAGCAGCTGTCCCTGCGCTTCGGCCATGTGCGCCAGGCCAAGACCGGCGTGCTCGATGCCTTTCTCGAGGAATACGAAGCTCGGAACGCGCGCGAACCCATCGATTTCATGACATGGGTGAACACGGAATATGACCGCGAAGGCCTCAACGCCCGCTTCCAGAACATGAAAGCCGGTGACGTCATCATCGACTTCATCCTGCAGCGCGAGTAG
- a CDS encoding tyrosine-type recombinase/integrase: MAVRRKGTKWQADVTVKGQRLPRYSFNTEEEAKAWEMEARAAAILGKPIPVPDDAPIRGGKKPRRVGGPWTLEQAFRETHTKYWKGTAHGRKQTHNIRQIEEFFGPHLPVTEIGTEEIEAFVAACIEKGNSGSTINRKLSCLSKALNLAQTRGHLTVLPKIERAKENQGRIRWLSDAEEQAFHHYFGLWGDQDRLDAFVCLIDTGFRPSELWTLEARDINFGLGMITLWENKTNWPRSIHMTGRVKEVLLRRTDGGRHGPFDFGLSTEEMGRWFLYGWDRVRAELGLSDDPQFVPYALRHTCCSRLIQRGVDLVRVKEWMGHKTTQTTMRYAHLAPKHLASLVDALEQPREVA, translated from the coding sequence ATGGCAGTAAGACGAAAGGGGACGAAGTGGCAGGCGGACGTGACCGTCAAAGGCCAGCGCCTCCCCCGCTACTCCTTCAACACCGAGGAGGAGGCCAAGGCATGGGAAATGGAAGCCCGTGCCGCCGCGATCCTCGGGAAGCCTATCCCGGTCCCCGACGATGCACCGATCCGTGGGGGCAAGAAGCCCCGGCGGGTCGGCGGGCCGTGGACGCTGGAGCAGGCATTCCGGGAGACACATACCAAATACTGGAAGGGCACCGCTCACGGGCGGAAGCAGACCCACAACATCCGGCAGATTGAGGAGTTCTTTGGGCCGCACCTGCCGGTGACTGAGATCGGGACCGAGGAGATCGAGGCATTCGTTGCTGCCTGCATCGAGAAGGGCAATAGCGGGAGCACGATCAACCGCAAGCTGTCCTGCCTGTCCAAGGCGCTCAATCTGGCTCAGACCCGTGGCCACTTGACGGTCCTGCCCAAGATCGAACGGGCGAAGGAGAACCAAGGCCGCATACGCTGGTTGAGTGACGCCGAGGAGCAGGCATTCCATCACTACTTCGGCCTGTGGGGCGACCAAGACCGACTGGACGCCTTTGTGTGCCTGATAGACACCGGCTTCCGTCCGTCCGAGTTGTGGACGCTCGAAGCCCGCGACATCAACTTCGGCCTCGGGATGATTACCCTCTGGGAGAACAAGACCAACTGGCCCCGGTCGATCCACATGACAGGCCGGGTCAAGGAGGTCCTGCTCCGCCGCACCGATGGCGGGCGGCATGGTCCCTTTGACTTCGGCCTCTCCACGGAGGAGATGGGCCGGTGGTTCCTGTACGGATGGGATCGGGTCCGCGCCGAGTTGGGTCTGTCAGATGACCCGCAGTTCGTACCGTATGCCTTGCGGCATACTTGCTGTTCCCGCCTTATCCAGCGGGGCGTTGATCTGGTACGGGTCAAGGAATGGATGGGCCACAAGACTACCCAGACAACCATGCGCTACGCTCACCTTGCGCCCAAGCACCTGGCCTCGCTTGTGGACGCCCTTGAGCAGCCCCGCGAAGTCGCGTAG
- a CDS encoding antirestriction protein ArdA, translated as MSDLRVYVADLAAYNEGRLLGRWFDLADYAGDAEGLNDDIDAMLAENGRGDEWAIHDYDGAFPLEIRSSENPSLDGLAEYAEAVAEVERDMGMSDATRLVAAYLDEIGGDICNVAQNIAENYRGTYDSLAEFAEELTEDTSEIPDHLQYYIDWDKMGRDMEIGGDITSVNIGGELHIFWNH; from the coding sequence ATGAGTGATTTGCGGGTCTATGTGGCTGATTTGGCTGCATATAACGAGGGCCGGTTATTAGGACGCTGGTTTGATCTGGCGGACTATGCCGGGGATGCCGAGGGCCTTAACGATGACATTGACGCCATGTTGGCGGAGAACGGGCGCGGCGATGAATGGGCCATTCATGATTACGATGGGGCTTTCCCCTTGGAAATCCGCAGCAGCGAAAACCCGTCACTTGATGGTCTGGCGGAATATGCCGAGGCGGTGGCCGAAGTTGAGCGGGACATGGGCATGAGCGATGCAACCCGGCTGGTGGCCGCGTACCTAGACGAGATCGGAGGCGACATCTGCAATGTGGCCCAGAACATCGCGGAGAACTACCGGGGCACTTATGACAGCCTTGCGGAGTTCGCGGAGGAACTGACCGAGGATACGTCCGAAATCCCGGACCATCTCCAATACTACATTGACTGGGACAAGATGGGCCGGGACATGGAAATCGGCGGCGACATTACGTCCGTCAATATCGGCGGCGAGTTGCACATCTTTTGGAACCATTGA
- a CDS encoding long-chain-acyl-CoA synthetase, producing the protein MLNRIGKEITYLRSAVRTLGRLKDIQKNPDRTWADIIEGLAATKPDNLAITGEDGSTLTYAQLNERANRYARWALASGARKGDAIALLMENKPEYIVAWLGIVKMGGVAALINTNLTGMGLAHCLNISGANHAIVDDSLADNFFGAADKFDRDIKPWIHGEPVQGAENLSDSLGLYSAEPLPADTRKDLQQTDNALYIYTSGTTGLPKAAKITHYRLQTMAGAFSAATAATEKDRMYVVLPLYHSAGGVCAVGAVLTVGGSVIVKRKFSAREFWEDCAKHEATLFQYIGELCRYLLNTDQKPGENRHKVRLAVGNGLRPEIWEPFQQRFKIPRIVEFYGATEGNIALMNYDGTVGAVGRVPGYAKKTFNVEIVKFDVDAEEPIRGADGLCIKCAPGEVGEALGKIDPESATGKFDGYADAKATEKKILRDVFEKGDMWFRSGDLLKQDERGYFYFMDRIGDTFRWKGENVATSEVAEAISIYPGIKEANVYGVAINGMDGRAGMVSMVVAEEPDWTRFKAHLDDNLPAYAQPVFVRLQEEVEITGTFKHRKVELVKEGFDPEAISDPIFFFDPREKQFIRLTKDLYNDIQTGSLKL; encoded by the coding sequence GTGTTAAACCGAATTGGCAAAGAGATCACCTATCTGCGCAGTGCCGTGCGCACGCTTGGCCGGCTGAAGGACATCCAGAAGAATCCGGACCGGACCTGGGCGGACATCATTGAGGGGCTGGCAGCTACCAAGCCCGACAATCTGGCCATCACGGGTGAAGATGGCTCGACCCTCACCTACGCACAGCTGAACGAGCGCGCTAACCGGTATGCGCGCTGGGCTTTGGCCTCGGGCGCGCGCAAGGGTGACGCCATTGCGTTGCTGATGGAGAACAAGCCCGAATACATCGTGGCGTGGCTCGGCATCGTGAAGATGGGTGGCGTCGCAGCGCTGATCAACACAAACCTCACCGGCATGGGGCTTGCCCATTGCCTCAATATTTCCGGCGCCAACCACGCCATCGTCGATGACAGCCTCGCAGACAATTTCTTCGGTGCTGCCGACAAGTTCGACCGCGACATCAAGCCTTGGATTCACGGCGAACCGGTGCAAGGAGCAGAAAACCTGTCCGATAGTCTGGGTCTTTATTCCGCGGAACCCCTTCCGGCCGATACGCGCAAGGATCTGCAGCAGACCGACAACGCGCTCTATATCTATACGTCCGGCACCACAGGTCTGCCCAAGGCTGCCAAGATCACCCATTACCGGCTGCAGACCATGGCCGGGGCCTTCTCAGCCGCAACTGCGGCAACGGAGAAGGACCGTATGTATGTGGTGCTTCCGCTCTATCACTCGGCCGGCGGTGTCTGCGCCGTGGGTGCAGTCCTGACGGTCGGCGGCTCGGTTATCGTCAAGCGCAAGTTCTCCGCCCGGGAGTTCTGGGAAGACTGCGCCAAGCATGAAGCGACCCTGTTCCAGTATATCGGCGAGCTGTGCCGGTATCTTCTGAACACGGATCAGAAGCCCGGTGAGAACAGGCACAAGGTACGCCTTGCCGTGGGCAACGGCCTGCGGCCTGAAATCTGGGAGCCGTTCCAGCAGCGCTTCAAGATCCCGCGCATCGTTGAGTTCTATGGGGCGACTGAAGGCAATATCGCGCTGATGAATTATGACGGCACGGTTGGTGCTGTCGGCCGCGTGCCCGGTTATGCCAAGAAGACCTTCAACGTTGAAATCGTGAAGTTCGACGTGGACGCCGAGGAGCCCATTCGCGGTGCCGACGGGCTGTGTATCAAATGCGCACCAGGCGAGGTCGGTGAGGCGCTCGGCAAGATCGATCCTGAAAGCGCCACCGGCAAGTTCGACGGCTATGCGGATGCCAAGGCAACCGAGAAGAAAATCCTGCGCGACGTCTTCGAGAAAGGCGACATGTGGTTCCGCTCCGGTGACCTTCTGAAGCAAGACGAGCGCGGCTATTTCTATTTCATGGATCGCATCGGCGACACGTTCCGCTGGAAGGGGGAGAACGTGGCGACGTCTGAAGTGGCGGAAGCGATCTCTATCTATCCGGGCATCAAGGAAGCCAATGTCTATGGCGTTGCCATCAATGGCATGGATGGCCGCGCCGGCATGGTCTCCATGGTGGTCGCGGAAGAACCGGACTGGACCAGGTTCAAGGCGCATCTGGACGACAATTTGCCGGCCTATGCGCAGCCTGTCTTCGTGCGCCTTCAGGAAGAGGTGGAAATCACCGGCACCTTCAAGCACCGCAAGGTGGAACTGGTGAAGGAAGGGTTCGATCCGGAGGCAATCTCTGATCCCATCTTCTTCTTCGACCCGCGTGAAAAGCAGTTCATCCGGCTCACCAAGGATCTCTACAACGACATCCAGACCGGCAGTCTGAAGCTGTAA
- a CDS encoding GNAT family N-acetyltransferase has translation MRQTAALSAPQVPAEPRHADYPPLVLPLRSRRLVVRDFTSGDLGALHAYAERREVTKHLLWGPNTVEQSRATLAEFLNQQQVSPRLRYDLALALPGGKAIGGVSLHLDDLRLGNAEIGYVLHSDYWGGGFVSEAVRLVAEAAFSQWPLNRLWARCVSDNKASRRVLERMGMRHEGTLLKAERLDDRWHDVLIYALLADEWQASDG, from the coding sequence ATGAGACAGACCGCCGCCCTCTCCGCGCCGCAGGTGCCAGCCGAGCCCCGGCATGCCGATTATCCGCCCCTGGTGCTGCCGCTGCGCAGCCGGCGGCTGGTGGTGCGGGATTTCACCTCGGGAGATCTGGGGGCGCTGCATGCCTATGCAGAACGCCGGGAGGTCACAAAGCATCTTCTCTGGGGGCCCAATACGGTCGAACAGTCCCGCGCCACACTTGCCGAGTTTCTCAATCAGCAGCAGGTCTCGCCGCGCCTGCGGTATGATCTTGCGCTTGCCCTGCCGGGCGGTAAGGCCATCGGCGGTGTTTCCCTGCATCTGGATGATCTGCGTCTTGGCAATGCCGAGATCGGCTATGTGCTGCATTCGGATTACTGGGGCGGCGGCTTCGTCAGCGAGGCGGTGCGGCTGGTGGCAGAAGCGGCTTTCTCACAATGGCCGCTCAACCGGCTGTGGGCACGTTGCGTCTCGGACAACAAGGCGTCACGCCGGGTCCTGGAGCGCATGGGCATGCGCCACGAGGGTACTCTGCTCAAGGCCGAACGCCTTGATGACCGCTGGCATGATGTCCTGATCTATGCGCTGCTTGCGGATGAATGGCAGGCGTCAGACGGCTGA
- a CDS encoding ABC transporter ATP-binding protein, translating into MADTDPHQDKQGSDIVPAEPRALTWVYAARVWREWMLPQLPRVLLAMLLLALVASTTGIYPLLIEYAIDAIEAGNMDKIVEVPLIIVALVIAKSVTLYLQTVVTSSVVFRVLKGMQSAMFGRLLTIDLARLNREATGRYLSRFTNDLNVVREALTRVMTNGVRDLLTLVFLVGTMIYMDWRLTLGILAIYPLAIVPINALGKRMRRVSADTQSYVGDMTALLNESLSGARMVKTFGLEDYENKRANSFFEGFYRWNMKLVRGRSLVDPGMEILGGVAVAGVVAYGIWSVFAGVGSVGSLMGFLSALLLGAAPARALGTLHVVFQEGMAAVQRVFDLVDEVPAIRDRADARPLDLEKGHVRFADVGFEYEPGAPALSAFSLDVAAGSTVALVGPSGAGKSTVINLIPRLYDATSGAVTIDGQDVKDVTLASLRREMAIVSQDVTLFNDTVRANIAFGKLDATDDEIRAAARAAAAEEFITAMPEGYETVVGDRGLKLSGGQRQRIALARAILRDAPILLLDEATSALDAESERKVQDALETLRHGRTTIVIAHRLATVREADMICVMDQGRVVELGSHDDLVAADGLYARLCKMQYFAEDKVEAAQ; encoded by the coding sequence TTGGCGGATACTGACCCGCATCAGGACAAGCAAGGCAGCGACATCGTCCCGGCCGAACCCAGGGCCCTGACCTGGGTCTATGCGGCGCGCGTATGGCGTGAATGGATGTTGCCGCAGTTGCCCCGCGTGCTGCTCGCCATGCTGCTGCTTGCATTGGTGGCCTCTACCACCGGCATCTATCCGTTGCTCATTGAGTACGCGATCGATGCGATCGAGGCGGGCAACATGGATAAGATCGTCGAGGTGCCGCTGATCATCGTGGCACTGGTGATCGCCAAGTCGGTGACGCTCTACCTGCAAACCGTGGTCACGAGTTCCGTTGTGTTCCGTGTGCTGAAGGGGATGCAGTCGGCCATGTTCGGGCGTCTGCTGACCATCGATCTTGCTCGGCTCAACCGGGAAGCCACCGGCCGGTACCTGTCGCGATTCACCAACGACCTCAATGTGGTCCGCGAAGCGCTGACGCGTGTGATGACCAATGGTGTGCGTGATCTCCTGACACTGGTGTTTCTGGTCGGCACCATGATCTACATGGATTGGCGGCTGACGCTTGGCATCCTTGCGATCTACCCGCTCGCCATCGTTCCCATCAATGCACTCGGCAAGCGCATGCGCCGGGTTTCGGCCGACACGCAAAGCTATGTGGGTGACATGACAGCGCTTCTGAACGAGAGCCTGTCCGGTGCCCGCATGGTCAAGACATTCGGCCTCGAAGACTATGAGAACAAGCGGGCCAACAGCTTCTTCGAGGGGTTCTACCGCTGGAACATGAAGCTCGTGCGCGGCCGCTCCCTGGTCGATCCGGGCATGGAGATTTTGGGCGGTGTCGCTGTTGCCGGCGTCGTTGCCTACGGAATCTGGAGTGTGTTTGCCGGCGTCGGCTCCGTCGGCAGTCTGATGGGTTTCCTGTCTGCCCTGCTGCTGGGGGCCGCCCCGGCGCGGGCGCTCGGGACGCTCCACGTGGTGTTCCAGGAGGGGATGGCGGCCGTCCAGCGGGTGTTCGATCTCGTGGACGAAGTGCCGGCGATCCGGGACCGGGCGGATGCAAGGCCGCTCGACCTTGAAAAAGGCCATGTGCGCTTTGCGGATGTCGGGTTCGAGTACGAGCCGGGTGCTCCGGCATTGAGTGCCTTTTCGCTCGACGTGGCCGCGGGGTCCACGGTCGCGCTTGTAGGGCCGTCCGGGGCGGGCAAGTCCACGGTCATCAATCTCATTCCGCGGCTTTATGACGCCACGTCCGGGGCCGTCACCATCGATGGACAGGATGTGAAGGACGTGACGCTTGCGTCCCTGCGCCGCGAAATGGCGATCGTCAGTCAGGATGTGACCCTCTTCAACGACACGGTCCGCGCCAATATTGCCTTCGGCAAGCTTGATGCAACGGATGACGAGATCCGTGCCGCGGCCAGGGCGGCGGCGGCTGAAGAGTTCATCACCGCCATGCCGGAAGGCTATGAGACGGTTGTCGGCGACAGGGGGCTCAAGCTTTCCGGCGGGCAGCGCCAGCGCATCGCCCTGGCCCGGGCCATTTTGCGCGATGCCCCGATCCTGCTGCTTGATGAAGCAACCAGCGCGCTTGACGCGGAAAGCGAGCGGAAGGTGCAGGACGCGCTTGAGACCCTGCGCCATGGGCGCACCACCATTGTCATCGCCCATCGCCTTGCGACGGTGCGTGAAGCGGACATGATCTGTGTGATGGATCAGGGCAGGGTGGTCGAGCTCGGCAGCCATGATGACCTTGTGGCAGCCGACGGCCTTTATGCCCGCCTGTGCAAGATGCAGTATTTCGCTGAAGACAAGGTAGAGGCTGCCCAGTAG
- a CDS encoding TetR/AcrR family transcriptional regulator has product MSASTDEKTAPAPAPEGETKAAPRTRRVRRTGEEARRLILDAAEQRLASSGPEGIRLQDIAKDVGISHPAILHHFQSREGLVGALVERTMTHLRDALLGVITRGQSGALDTDAMMDEVFATLSDRGHARLLAWLTLTGRVEPESGLTDSDDEKSKAEGSRGRQMLGELTDLVHEAAARQARDAGKIEPSKEDTRFFILLAAMSAFGEAIVGRQMYEAAGLGGDPEAAAKFRTRLKALLHPVK; this is encoded by the coding sequence ATGTCAGCGTCCACCGACGAAAAGACGGCTCCCGCTCCGGCCCCGGAAGGCGAGACAAAGGCCGCTCCCCGGACCCGCCGGGTGCGCCGCACGGGCGAGGAAGCACGCCGGCTGATTCTGGATGCTGCCGAACAGCGCCTTGCCTCAAGCGGGCCGGAAGGTATCCGGCTGCAGGACATTGCAAAGGACGTGGGTATTTCGCACCCGGCAATCCTGCATCATTTCCAGAGCAGAGAAGGCCTCGTGGGGGCGTTGGTGGAACGCACCATGACCCATCTGCGGGATGCTCTGCTGGGCGTCATCACCCGCGGACAGAGCGGTGCTCTGGACACCGATGCGATGATGGACGAGGTATTCGCAACCCTCTCCGACCGGGGCCATGCCCGCCTGCTGGCCTGGCTGACCCTGACCGGCCGCGTGGAGCCGGAGTCGGGCCTCACTGACAGTGACGACGAGAAAAGCAAGGCTGAGGGAAGCCGCGGCCGCCAGATGCTGGGTGAACTGACAGACCTGGTGCATGAAGCCGCAGCACGGCAGGCGCGGGATGCCGGCAAGATCGAACCCAGCAAGGAAGACACCCGCTTCTTCATTCTGCTGGCCGCCATGTCGGCCTTCGGCGAGGCAATTGTGGGCCGCCAGATGTATGAGGCGGCAGGTCTTGGCGGCGACCCTGAAGCCGCCGCCAAGTTCAGAACCCGTCTCAAGGCGCTACTGCACCCGGTCAAGTAA